In Hoeflea ulvae, one genomic interval encodes:
- a CDS encoding sigma-70 family RNA polymerase sigma factor encodes MKMDRLSHTLGNHTQATSESGGCVLDSVEIRLISEGKIEGLVDFAASSRLHTPDPKGDTPLHLAARMGNLALCDLFIRSGADPGALNHDRQTSADVAFAEGHGLAAQLLSLLVAGSPEIKTETVSECEVSLVVETAVAGPDAVPEYRFAVIQETEPADRIDNLDDLLDFEAEAEPEEFFDQYAADTASGTFVALVSSSPVASDDEDGDWDLDLSPAPIAGEGIGSSAAVTADHGAESDFLQVRNRGRQSVKRAVVQTGTRMSIEPDLCFSWAEEILAKGRCSLDDIDRLVANCEGNGDLEELRINLQRNLEAAGFDLDQATGHDADLWDAVSDTSSDDLADAIEAVLTRRTRLPGTQRFVMEKSEELQLLEPLMRAKQKLQLGILSSETAVETILDVMESIRRGSHGDPGSVSLRTIILSRPSHAETFEVLAAADALRSWHTTGRVMDGKRRREALGALEALDLSLAFHKELVGRLEQFPACQAEASQLEAEILIFESVTEHLIREHLPYVRRFASRNVEEGEDPEDVFQVAFIGLQRSTRRFDPERGYRFLIYATYWMRQAITRWRADEGGAIRIPVHRNEKITKLDRALERLDVRVGGVVSDLELAEELEWTIDEVRQFRGIPREAEYPTSIDDWDNLLPEPSETDVFDQAETERIVTDALADLPERQADVIRMRFGIGRDSDMTLEEIGQIYSVTRERIRQIEAKGLDRLSHPGCKRRLQELLGM; translated from the coding sequence ATGAAGATGGATAGGCTGTCCCATACCCTCGGCAATCATACTCAGGCGACGAGCGAATCAGGTGGCTGTGTTCTTGACTCCGTCGAGATCCGGCTAATTTCCGAAGGGAAGATAGAGGGGCTGGTTGATTTCGCGGCATCATCTCGGCTCCACACGCCCGACCCGAAAGGCGACACACCGCTCCACCTTGCAGCTCGCATGGGCAATCTGGCACTTTGCGATCTCTTCATTCGGTCGGGTGCCGACCCCGGCGCACTGAACCACGACCGACAGACCTCTGCTGATGTGGCATTTGCTGAAGGTCACGGTCTCGCCGCGCAGCTTCTCTCTTTGCTTGTCGCGGGGTCGCCGGAGATAAAAACGGAGACGGTTAGCGAGTGCGAGGTTTCACTTGTGGTCGAGACTGCCGTTGCCGGGCCCGACGCAGTTCCGGAGTATCGTTTCGCCGTGATTCAGGAGACGGAGCCAGCCGATAGGATTGACAACCTGGATGACCTGCTGGATTTCGAAGCTGAGGCAGAACCAGAAGAATTCTTCGATCAGTACGCGGCCGATACGGCGTCGGGGACATTCGTAGCCCTCGTCAGTTCGTCACCCGTGGCTTCGGATGACGAGGACGGGGATTGGGATCTCGACCTTTCACCTGCGCCGATTGCCGGGGAAGGCATCGGCTCCAGCGCCGCTGTGACGGCCGATCACGGTGCAGAGAGTGACTTCCTGCAGGTCCGCAATCGCGGCAGACAATCGGTCAAACGAGCAGTCGTCCAGACCGGCACGCGGATGTCGATCGAACCGGACCTGTGCTTCAGCTGGGCAGAGGAAATTCTGGCCAAAGGACGTTGCTCCCTCGATGATATCGACCGCCTCGTCGCCAATTGCGAAGGAAATGGTGATCTCGAGGAACTGCGCATCAATCTCCAGCGCAATCTGGAAGCAGCGGGCTTCGATCTCGATCAGGCGACGGGGCATGATGCCGATCTCTGGGACGCCGTCTCAGACACTTCGTCCGATGACCTGGCTGACGCGATCGAGGCAGTCCTTACACGTCGGACGCGGCTGCCCGGTACACAGCGCTTCGTCATGGAGAAATCGGAAGAGCTGCAATTGCTGGAGCCCCTGATGCGGGCCAAGCAGAAGCTCCAGCTGGGCATCCTGTCCTCCGAGACCGCCGTCGAAACGATCCTCGACGTCATGGAAAGCATCCGCCGCGGTTCTCATGGAGACCCCGGCTCGGTCTCCTTGAGAACCATTATTCTTTCGCGCCCAAGCCATGCAGAGACGTTCGAAGTATTGGCCGCTGCGGACGCCCTGAGGTCGTGGCACACCACTGGGCGGGTGATGGACGGCAAACGACGAAGAGAAGCACTCGGTGCGCTCGAGGCATTAGATCTCTCTCTAGCATTCCACAAGGAGTTGGTCGGCAGACTGGAACAATTTCCAGCGTGCCAAGCCGAGGCCAGTCAGCTGGAAGCCGAAATACTGATCTTCGAATCCGTCACCGAGCACCTTATCCGCGAGCACCTGCCTTACGTGCGCCGCTTTGCCTCGCGGAACGTGGAGGAAGGCGAGGATCCAGAGGACGTCTTCCAGGTGGCGTTCATTGGTCTGCAGCGTTCCACGAGGCGCTTTGATCCTGAGCGTGGTTATCGCTTCCTCATCTATGCCACTTACTGGATGCGGCAGGCCATCACGCGATGGCGCGCTGATGAAGGCGGGGCGATCCGCATCCCCGTGCATCGGAACGAGAAGATCACTAAGCTTGATCGCGCCCTCGAGAGGCTGGACGTTCGGGTCGGCGGAGTCGTTTCCGACCTGGAACTCGCCGAAGAGCTGGAATGGACAATTGACGAGGTCAGACAGTTCCGTGGCATCCCGCGTGAAGCCGAATACCCCACAAGCATAGACGACTGGGACAACCTGCTGCCGGAGCCTTCAGAAACGGATGTCTTCGACCAAGCAGAAACCGAAAGGATCGTAACAGACGCACTGGCTGATTTGCCGGAACGTCAGGCTGATGTGATCCGGATGCGCTTTGGTATCGGCCGCGATTCTGACATGACCCTCGAGGAAATCGGACAGATCTACAGCGTAACGCGCGAGCGCATTCGTCAGATAGAGGCGAAGGGCCTTGATCGTCTTTCCCATCCGGGTTGCAAGCGTCGGCTTCAGGAATTGCTGGGGATGTGA
- a CDS encoding ATP-binding protein, translated as MIVFPIRVASVGFRNCWGCDGMGVRNAPPHAGSMLESLRGLGYAPPTALADLVDNSIAANAGDVAVHLEWAGPESWARIVDNGDGMDDAALEAGMRLGARDPRAERAATDLGRFGLGLKTASFSQARRLTVASRKKGGPVVCLRWDLDLIGKEPGAEWPLFEGPAPGSEHLLAPLDQVAHGTVVLWEKLDRIVTDGFAATDMIELADRVEAHLAMTFHRLLDGQLPMLRLSLNGRGLKPWDPYLISHPGKALESPEYRILHTTGVTVQCHVLPHRDMLKPTEQEAAAGPGGWTQQEGFYVYRNRRLLLAGGWLGLGDGSKPWPRDEAHRLARIRLDIPNSADADWKINVLKSTASPPVRLRSQLHRLATETRNTARRVFAHRGHITPASGTRSNAVAEAWQVRRSAQGTSYRIARHNDLVASILDRAGPLKPDILALLRLIEETVPVQRIWLDTAEDKETPRTGFAGAADNEVMETLSSMFEALVKFRGLSPTEARERLGRTPPLIGTSIWLQPLK; from the coding sequence TTGATCGTCTTTCCCATCCGGGTTGCAAGCGTCGGCTTCAGGAATTGCTGGGGATGTGACGGGATGGGTGTAAGAAATGCTCCTCCTCATGCCGGTTCGATGCTCGAGTCCCTTCGTGGGCTCGGCTACGCACCTCCCACCGCACTTGCCGATCTGGTCGACAATTCCATCGCTGCAAATGCGGGCGACGTTGCCGTTCATCTTGAATGGGCCGGTCCTGAGAGCTGGGCAAGGATCGTCGATAACGGCGACGGCATGGACGACGCGGCTCTGGAGGCCGGCATGCGCCTTGGCGCACGCGATCCGAGAGCTGAACGCGCCGCCACTGACCTTGGGCGCTTCGGGCTGGGCTTGAAGACGGCCAGTTTCTCCCAGGCTCGTCGTCTGACCGTCGCCAGTCGGAAGAAAGGTGGACCGGTCGTCTGCCTGCGCTGGGACCTTGATCTCATCGGTAAGGAACCCGGCGCCGAATGGCCACTCTTTGAAGGACCTGCGCCGGGATCAGAGCATCTGCTTGCGCCGCTGGACCAGGTGGCCCACGGCACCGTTGTTCTCTGGGAGAAGCTGGACCGTATCGTGACCGATGGCTTCGCGGCCACCGACATGATCGAGCTCGCAGATCGCGTGGAGGCGCATCTTGCGATGACCTTTCATCGTCTCCTCGATGGCCAACTGCCCATGCTTCGCCTGTCCCTCAATGGTAGAGGATTGAAGCCGTGGGACCCGTACCTCATCAGTCATCCCGGCAAGGCGCTCGAAAGCCCCGAGTATCGGATACTCCACACCACCGGTGTAACTGTGCAATGTCACGTCCTGCCGCATCGCGACATGCTCAAGCCTACGGAACAGGAAGCCGCGGCGGGGCCCGGAGGATGGACGCAGCAGGAGGGCTTCTACGTCTACCGCAACAGGCGTCTCCTTCTCGCGGGGGGCTGGCTTGGCCTCGGCGATGGCAGCAAGCCATGGCCGCGCGATGAAGCTCACAGGCTCGCCCGTATCCGGCTCGACATACCGAACAGCGCGGATGCCGATTGGAAGATCAATGTCCTGAAATCGACGGCTAGTCCCCCGGTGCGATTGCGATCTCAGCTTCACCGTCTGGCAACAGAAACACGCAACACGGCGCGGCGGGTCTTCGCCCACCGGGGTCACATCACCCCGGCCTCAGGCACGCGCTCGAACGCCGTCGCCGAAGCCTGGCAAGTGCGGCGTTCGGCACAAGGAACGTCGTACCGTATCGCTCGTCACAATGATCTTGTCGCCTCGATCCTCGATCGCGCCGGTCCACTCAAGCCCGACATCCTCGCTCTTCTGAGGCTGATCGAGGAGACAGTGCCCGTGCAGCGCATCTGGCTGGATACGGCGGAAGACAAGGAGACGCCGAGAACTGGTTTCGCCGGTGCGGCCGACAACGAAGTGATGGAGACCCTGTCCTCGATGTTTGAAGCACTGGTGAAGTTCCGCGGGCTCAGCCCGACCGAAGCTCGCGAACGGCTTGGTCGTACGCCCCCTTTGATCGGCACCTCGATCTGGTTGCAGCCCTTGAAGTGA
- a CDS encoding DUF6538 domain-containing protein: MSVQYVFRRGAVYWWRRRLPVQPRTGCRLGIEVSLRTKSLHIARSIAAEVTRASEHLLHGMSQSMISADDARRILTKVAITHSAKLDRVSAAELSFGDSAKGARIADIATGWAYRLFAAQGVDASVGQIEQKEMSAAGLEAQTITLVAQTIETLRKQGAMPPNRKRIAGLMEEFNIPETRVNVQQAEQLYLRGMAAALLDADRRWTGLRHDDDLLLQSGLLEEARRPIAQTVPIDVPNGSASPAPAAPISVPVPAAESPQTPPPPVISPAAPVAAEVTISDDADDIDSFTDIEDESYRSLIDIVAAAGEAKVTLGEWDSKTLKQHVQLAKLFKRFLGHDNPTRVGQQHLAQFRDVLLKFPKNYGKSPRDHVISVSDILARAEKLPKAEVGLTKATINRHMNNMANIAGMCQAYGYSWESYDGISKLRAKKSGDSENERPSFTTGDLEALFSLPIWTGAATGSIDGNPGGEIFHDARYWVPLIGAYQGARREEICGFRLDEIIDLEGIWGFKFIPSEGRRFKSKAAKRHIPIHPELIRLGFLDYADALHKAGHLLLFPELRAVAEATPMGDVFNDDWQKMKELALPQAKEEGKVFHSFRHWCNNEMKQEGVGSEIRKDILGHINKDVNEGTYSQVARLRLMKKSLMKLPRPSSGVKPAPVRLLPQVLAHTPRQTRKHSEG, from the coding sequence ATGAGTGTGCAATATGTGTTCCGGCGCGGAGCGGTCTATTGGTGGAGGCGGCGACTGCCGGTCCAGCCTCGGACCGGTTGCCGTTTGGGCATTGAAGTCAGCCTGCGGACAAAGTCGTTGCACATTGCCCGTTCGATCGCCGCCGAGGTCACGAGGGCCAGCGAGCACCTACTACACGGAATGAGCCAATCCATGATCTCTGCTGACGATGCCCGACGTATCCTGACCAAAGTGGCCATCACCCATAGCGCCAAGCTTGACCGTGTCTCTGCCGCTGAGCTGTCCTTCGGCGACAGTGCCAAGGGCGCGCGGATCGCGGACATCGCGACCGGCTGGGCATACCGCCTCTTCGCGGCTCAAGGTGTCGATGCATCTGTTGGGCAGATAGAGCAAAAGGAAATGTCAGCCGCAGGACTTGAAGCACAGACGATCACGCTGGTTGCCCAGACGATTGAGACCCTGCGGAAACAGGGGGCCATGCCGCCGAATCGCAAGCGGATTGCGGGCCTGATGGAGGAGTTCAATATTCCCGAGACACGGGTGAACGTTCAGCAGGCCGAGCAGCTCTACCTTCGTGGAATGGCTGCGGCACTTCTCGATGCCGATCGCCGCTGGACCGGCCTGCGTCATGACGACGACCTGCTTCTCCAGTCGGGGCTGCTGGAAGAAGCACGACGGCCGATCGCTCAAACCGTTCCTATTGATGTCCCCAACGGGTCGGCCTCCCCTGCTCCCGCCGCACCAATCAGTGTTCCAGTGCCCGCGGCCGAAAGTCCGCAAACGCCTCCCCCACCCGTGATATCCCCCGCTGCGCCGGTCGCCGCCGAGGTGACAATCAGCGACGACGCCGACGATATCGACAGCTTCACTGACATCGAAGATGAAAGCTATCGCAGCCTGATCGATATCGTCGCGGCCGCCGGCGAGGCAAAGGTTACGCTCGGCGAGTGGGACAGCAAAACCCTGAAGCAACATGTCCAGCTCGCCAAGCTGTTCAAGCGCTTCCTCGGGCACGACAACCCTACCCGTGTCGGTCAACAACACCTCGCACAATTTCGGGATGTCCTGCTCAAATTCCCCAAGAATTACGGCAAATCGCCGCGGGACCATGTCATCTCCGTCAGCGACATTCTCGCCCGAGCGGAAAAGCTTCCCAAAGCCGAGGTCGGCCTGACAAAGGCGACGATCAATCGACACATGAACAACATGGCCAATATCGCAGGCATGTGCCAGGCCTATGGCTATTCGTGGGAGAGCTACGACGGCATCTCCAAGCTTCGTGCAAAGAAGAGCGGAGACTCGGAGAACGAACGCCCGTCCTTCACCACCGGTGATCTAGAGGCCCTGTTCAGTCTTCCGATCTGGACCGGTGCAGCCACGGGCAGCATTGATGGCAATCCGGGTGGCGAGATTTTCCATGACGCACGCTATTGGGTGCCCCTCATCGGAGCATATCAGGGTGCAAGGCGGGAGGAAATTTGCGGGTTTCGGCTCGATGAGATCATCGACCTCGAAGGCATCTGGGGGTTCAAGTTTATCCCATCGGAGGGTCGCAGGTTTAAGTCCAAAGCGGCGAAACGACACATTCCCATTCACCCTGAACTCATCCGGCTTGGTTTCCTCGATTATGCTGACGCACTGCACAAGGCAGGCCATTTGCTGCTGTTTCCGGAACTCCGAGCGGTGGCGGAAGCGACGCCGATGGGGGATGTCTTCAACGACGATTGGCAGAAGATGAAAGAGCTGGCGCTGCCGCAGGCGAAGGAAGAGGGAAAGGTGTTTCACTCGTTCCGCCACTGGTGCAACAACGAGATGAAGCAGGAAGGTGTCGGGTCGGAAATCCGCAAGGACATTCTCGGTCACATCAACAAGGACGTGAACGAGGGCACCTATTCACAAGTTGCCCGACTGCGCCTGATGAAGAAGTCTCTCATGAAGCTTCCCAGGCCGAGTTCCGGAGTCAAACCTGCACCGGTTCGACTGCTGCCCCAGGTTCTTGCGCACACGCCGCGGCAGACGCGGAAGCATTCGGAGGGTTGA
- a CDS encoding Z1 domain-containing protein, producing the protein MTISNQKAFDSILSMAQNMLRLAAERAQSPVTPEMIEKELTKLSIMMEDDFVLVDRDALVDELIRRSSRTVGENATLSSGEDHVAWLDAERKKGWTYWQRYSEYMEARIPWTALDALDVATDEVLSQLEDPTREGAWDRRGLVVGHVQSGKTGNYTGLICKAADAGYKIIIVLAGLHNNLRSQTQVRLDEGFLGFASDGEDRPPVGVGLIDSDLSVRPNSGTDRTNGGDFRTANAAAIGNISPEERPWIFVVKKNKTVLERLLHWIRNRVADHVDPETGRKLVTNLPLLVIDDEADHGSVDTGENAVDEQGKPDFEHEPKTINRLIRSVLHHFSRKAYVGYTATPFANIFIHERGETQEHGPDLFPAAFITSLAAPSNYVGPGRVFGSASSTPEDLPLVRPLSDDEFQPWMPPRHKNGYRPRWQGEDRVPDSLAEAIRSFVYACAVRKLRGQGSKHSSMLIHVTRFTSVQNAVVNQVAEYVRDLKGRYTRGIELENLEASMRTEYQETFLPGMQGIRSALVEGETLEDFSWADIRAVLPDVLSDIRVREINGTAKDALDYAENDGTGLKVIAIGGDKLARGLTLEGLCTSYFLRTARMYDTLMQMGRWFGYRDGYLDVCRLYTSQEMVEWFGHIADAAEELRQEFDNMVAAGATPKQFGLRVKSHSVLTVTSRAKMRNARAMQLTYSGDLLQTIVFPNRKEDITANYNATDRFISALGPSTDLNDQHFVPQGQKWNGHLWRNVSALNVISFLRDYRTHSASFRIMSPLIADFIEEMNKDRELTRWTVALIGKDSGPDDKPHRKVGGCSVNMLQRKRTTEHADRYSIKTLISPRDQAIDLTEPEWRAALDLSQKTWRNDTDRNEGKEPPSEPRGPQIRHVLGEGIAEAGIPARRERGLIMLYLLDPEGAGVDELKDADPVVAWAISFPSSTSERKVSNSRYIANSVLWGGLNDWVD; encoded by the coding sequence ATGACGATTTCAAACCAGAAGGCTTTCGATTCAATCCTTTCCATGGCCCAGAACATGCTCCGCCTCGCCGCGGAACGCGCTCAGAGCCCTGTTACGCCGGAAATGATCGAGAAGGAGCTGACCAAGCTGTCGATCATGATGGAGGACGATTTCGTCCTTGTTGATCGGGACGCGCTCGTTGACGAGCTGATCCGACGATCAAGCCGAACTGTAGGCGAAAACGCCACCCTGTCGAGCGGTGAGGACCATGTCGCTTGGCTTGATGCAGAAAGGAAGAAGGGCTGGACGTATTGGCAGCGTTACTCAGAGTACATGGAAGCGCGCATCCCCTGGACGGCCCTCGACGCCCTCGACGTCGCCACTGACGAAGTCCTTTCACAGCTCGAGGACCCGACCCGGGAGGGCGCTTGGGATCGTCGCGGACTGGTCGTGGGCCACGTTCAGTCGGGCAAGACAGGCAACTATACCGGACTGATCTGCAAGGCCGCCGACGCCGGTTATAAGATCATCATCGTATTGGCCGGCCTGCACAACAATCTGAGATCCCAGACACAAGTCCGGCTCGATGAAGGATTCCTTGGATTTGCTTCCGACGGTGAGGATCGCCCGCCGGTCGGTGTCGGCCTGATAGATAGTGACCTTTCCGTACGACCAAACTCGGGAACTGATCGAACTAACGGCGGTGACTTTCGAACCGCAAATGCAGCAGCCATTGGCAACATTTCGCCCGAAGAACGGCCATGGATTTTCGTGGTAAAGAAGAACAAGACGGTGCTTGAGCGCCTTCTACACTGGATCCGCAATAGGGTTGCCGATCACGTAGATCCCGAAACGGGCCGAAAGCTCGTCACAAACCTGCCACTACTCGTGATCGACGATGAGGCCGACCATGGATCAGTCGACACCGGAGAAAACGCCGTAGATGAACAAGGCAAACCAGATTTCGAACATGAACCGAAGACAATCAACAGGTTGATCCGGTCGGTTCTACACCATTTCTCGCGAAAGGCCTATGTCGGCTACACGGCGACGCCATTTGCGAACATTTTCATTCATGAACGCGGGGAGACTCAGGAGCACGGACCGGACCTCTTCCCCGCGGCCTTCATCACCAGCCTAGCGGCGCCATCGAATTATGTCGGGCCGGGTCGTGTCTTCGGATCGGCTTCCAGCACACCGGAAGACCTGCCTCTGGTGCGCCCGCTGTCGGACGATGAGTTCCAGCCGTGGATGCCGCCACGACACAAGAACGGCTACCGGCCGCGATGGCAAGGGGAGGACCGTGTGCCGGACTCGCTCGCAGAAGCGATCCGCTCATTCGTCTATGCCTGTGCCGTGAGGAAGCTGCGCGGACAAGGCAGCAAACACTCCTCGATGCTAATCCACGTTACCCGTTTCACCTCCGTGCAGAACGCCGTCGTCAACCAGGTCGCGGAGTACGTGCGAGATCTGAAAGGCCGCTACACCCGCGGCATCGAGCTTGAGAACCTCGAGGCGTCCATGCGCACGGAGTATCAAGAAACCTTTCTGCCAGGGATGCAGGGTATCCGCTCCGCCCTCGTCGAGGGCGAGACGCTGGAGGACTTCTCGTGGGCGGACATTCGTGCCGTCCTCCCCGACGTGCTGTCCGACATTCGCGTCCGCGAGATCAACGGCACGGCCAAGGACGCACTCGACTACGCCGAAAATGATGGCACTGGCCTCAAGGTGATTGCCATCGGCGGCGACAAGCTGGCGCGTGGTCTGACGCTTGAGGGTCTCTGCACGAGCTACTTCCTTCGAACCGCACGCATGTACGACACGCTCATGCAGATGGGGCGATGGTTCGGCTACCGTGACGGCTACCTCGATGTCTGCCGCCTCTACACATCGCAGGAAATGGTGGAGTGGTTCGGCCACATCGCCGATGCCGCAGAAGAGCTCCGCCAGGAGTTTGACAACATGGTAGCGGCCGGCGCCACGCCAAAACAGTTCGGTCTGCGGGTGAAATCGCATTCCGTGCTGACGGTGACCTCTCGGGCCAAGATGAGAAACGCTCGCGCGATGCAGCTGACCTATTCGGGCGACCTTCTTCAGACCATCGTGTTTCCCAATCGCAAGGAAGACATCACTGCAAACTACAATGCCACGGACCGGTTCATCAGCGCACTCGGTCCATCGACGGATCTGAACGATCAGCATTTCGTTCCACAAGGTCAGAAGTGGAACGGTCACCTCTGGCGTAATGTGTCAGCCCTGAACGTCATCTCGTTTCTGCGGGACTACAGGACCCACTCCGCCAGCTTCAGGATCATGAGTCCGCTAATTGCGGACTTTATCGAGGAGATGAACAAGGATCGCGAGCTCACGAGATGGACCGTCGCGCTGATCGGAAAGGACAGCGGTCCGGACGACAAGCCCCACCGCAAGGTGGGCGGTTGTTCGGTCAACATGCTCCAGCGCAAGCGCACGACCGAACATGCGGATCGATACTCGATCAAGACTCTGATCTCGCCTCGCGATCAGGCCATCGATCTGACCGAGCCGGAATGGAGGGCGGCGCTCGATCTCAGCCAGAAGACCTGGCGCAACGATACGGATCGAAACGAGGGCAA